The following coding sequences lie in one Arthrobacter sp. SLBN-122 genomic window:
- a CDS encoding glycosyltransferase, giving the protein MTPRIAVAAVTFDRPKELSVLLDSINAQTRHVDTICLVDSGTTPARAVAEKHGNVDYVRSEANLGGAGGFALAALKAVASGARWIWMMDDDAEPADPECLATLLREAEARGLEAVVPLVTAPGHPDRLSFFFRLDGKVTHDRAEVEKLGFLPADGHFFNGALIRSDVFFKVGLPDMRLFIRGDEVDFTIRLRQAGIRFGTVTTTSITHPHAFSETQHVYGARWHVIVPDSAFKRYYYYRNRGYLIRRYFRVRSFVADVGGYLGYFLQRRDLPGFLGWARAFGTGLRGKGFAPLEDQKF; this is encoded by the coding sequence ATGACCCCCCGCATTGCGGTTGCCGCGGTGACGTTCGACCGGCCCAAGGAACTCTCCGTTCTGCTGGATTCGATCAACGCGCAGACCCGGCATGTTGACACTATTTGCCTGGTGGACAGCGGTACAACACCTGCACGCGCCGTGGCCGAAAAACACGGCAACGTCGACTACGTCCGGTCCGAAGCCAACCTTGGCGGCGCAGGCGGGTTTGCGCTGGCCGCCCTCAAGGCCGTGGCCAGCGGTGCGCGCTGGATCTGGATGATGGACGACGACGCCGAGCCCGCTGATCCCGAATGCCTCGCCACGCTGCTGCGCGAGGCCGAGGCACGCGGCCTCGAGGCCGTGGTCCCCCTTGTTACGGCACCCGGCCATCCCGACCGGCTGTCCTTTTTCTTCCGTCTTGACGGCAAGGTCACGCACGATCGGGCGGAGGTGGAGAAGCTCGGCTTCCTCCCGGCCGACGGCCACTTCTTCAACGGCGCGCTGATCCGCTCAGACGTGTTCTTCAAGGTCGGTTTGCCGGACATGCGGCTGTTCATCCGCGGCGACGAGGTGGATTTCACCATCCGCCTCCGCCAGGCGGGAATCCGCTTCGGGACCGTGACCACCACTTCCATCACACATCCGCACGCATTCTCGGAGACGCAGCATGTCTATGGCGCCCGCTGGCACGTCATCGTCCCCGACTCCGCCTTCAAGCGCTACTACTACTACCGCAACCGCGGCTACCTGATCCGCCGGTACTTCCGGGTGCGCTCTTTCGTGGCCGACGTCGGCGGGTACCTGGGCTACTTCCTGCAGCGCCGCGACCTGCCGGGCTTCCTGGGCTGGGCGCGTGCATTCGGCACCGGCCTGCGGGGCAAGGGCTTTGCCCCTTTGGAAGACCAGAAGTTCTAG
- a CDS encoding WecB/TagA/CpsF family glycosyltransferase translates to MALDRQQIPVLDVHATPLRVSELVAELNSYIAEGSTRTVLGHNLHSVTLALSNDGFRRLYEESDVVLLDGAPVLWLWGRTGNADGPVMDYRLGSTDWLPALDQVRGLDRIAVVGAGPEANAGAVRRLEAIVPGARVAGFPGEGWGPALEEAAVAWLHREQPQLVLLGLGMPLQEEVLQRRLGDMPPAVYCAVGGAIEQLAGVQKLAPRWLGRMGLEWAWRLLLHPRRVAYRVLGEPWVLLWLLAARRLKAKA, encoded by the coding sequence ATGGCGCTTGACCGCCAGCAGATACCCGTCCTGGACGTCCATGCCACTCCACTGCGGGTTTCCGAGCTGGTTGCAGAACTGAACAGCTACATTGCGGAAGGCTCCACGCGCACCGTGCTGGGCCACAACCTGCACAGCGTCACGCTCGCCTTGTCCAACGACGGCTTCCGCCGCCTCTACGAGGAAAGCGATGTGGTGCTCCTGGACGGGGCGCCGGTGCTGTGGCTGTGGGGGAGGACCGGCAATGCCGACGGCCCCGTCATGGATTACCGGCTGGGCTCCACCGACTGGCTGCCGGCCCTGGACCAGGTCCGCGGGCTGGACCGGATTGCTGTGGTCGGCGCGGGGCCGGAAGCGAACGCCGGGGCTGTGCGGCGGCTTGAGGCAATCGTTCCGGGCGCCCGCGTAGCGGGTTTTCCGGGGGAGGGCTGGGGTCCTGCCCTGGAGGAAGCGGCCGTTGCCTGGCTGCACCGCGAACAGCCGCAGTTGGTCCTGCTTGGCCTGGGCATGCCCCTGCAGGAGGAAGTGCTGCAGCGCCGGCTGGGTGACATGCCGCCGGCTGTGTACTGTGCCGTGGGCGGGGCGATCGAGCAGTTGGCGGGAGTCCAGAAGCTTGCGCCCCGGTGGCTCGGCAGGATGGGACTGGAGTGGGCCTGGCGCCTGCTCCTGCATCCGCGCCGTGTGGCCTACCGCGTTCTGGGTGAGCCATGGGTCCTGCTCTGGCTCCTTGCAGCACGCCGGCTGAAGGCCAAGGCCTGA
- a CDS encoding L-threonylcarbamoyladenylate synthase yields the protein MTTTYDCTTDDERARGLEHAQRAISEKKCVVLPTDTVYGIGADAFSPQAVTMLLVSKGRSRTMPPPVLIPRINALDGLATEVSAEARKLAEAFWPGGLTLILHAQPSLDWDLGETKGTVALRMPADEVALELLTLTGPLAVSSANRTGQAPAQTAAAAREQLADSVEVYLEGGPRPLEGEAGVPSTIVDATGPILRVVRNGAVSLDRLREHVPGVLGLGEIPMAEEEPEVSAAPGQGAPSDKGNDAGSLPASSGSSAVTGTEAEPGAPAGNAQP from the coding sequence GTGACCACAACTTATGACTGCACCACTGACGACGAACGGGCACGGGGACTGGAACATGCCCAGCGTGCCATCAGCGAGAAGAAGTGCGTCGTGCTCCCCACGGACACCGTGTACGGAATCGGCGCGGATGCGTTCTCGCCGCAGGCCGTCACCATGCTGCTGGTATCCAAGGGGCGCAGCCGCACCATGCCCCCGCCCGTCCTGATTCCGCGCATTAACGCACTGGACGGCCTGGCCACCGAGGTGTCCGCCGAGGCCCGCAAGCTGGCGGAGGCCTTCTGGCCCGGCGGCCTGACCCTGATCCTGCACGCCCAGCCGTCGCTGGACTGGGACCTGGGTGAAACCAAAGGCACTGTGGCGCTCCGGATGCCGGCTGACGAGGTGGCCCTGGAACTGCTGACCCTGACGGGACCGCTTGCCGTTTCCTCGGCCAACCGCACTGGCCAGGCTCCGGCCCAGACCGCCGCAGCGGCACGGGAACAGCTGGCTGACTCGGTGGAGGTGTACCTGGAGGGCGGGCCGCGACCGCTGGAGGGTGAAGCCGGCGTCCCGTCCACCATCGTGGACGCCACCGGCCCCATCCTGCGCGTGGTGCGCAACGGGGCGGTGAGCCTGGACAGGTTGCGCGAGCACGTCCCGGGCGTCCTGGGCCTGGGCGAAATCCCCATGGCTGAGGAGGAACCGGAGGTATCCGCCGCACCCGGGCAAGGTGCACCTTCGGATAAGGGGAACGACGCCGGGTCCTTGCCCGCCTCTTCCGGCTCGTCCGCGGTGACGGGTACAGAAGCAGAACCCGGCGCTCCTGCCGGGAACGCACAGCCTTGA
- the prmC gene encoding peptide chain release factor N(5)-glutamine methyltransferase: MTEPASPAPSQSLAAAVREAAAILAEAGVPSPRVDAELLADHLLNVGLGRLRSLMLGDTPAPEGYEALVAERARRVPLQHITGVAHFRYLELAVGPGVFIPRPETESVVQLAIDHVRDMPHPRIVDLGTGSGAIAGSLAHEVPGAEVHAVEFSPFAHAWAAKNLAPLGVNLVMGDLRNAFPELNGTVDVVVSNPPYIPAEAIPNEPEVALHDPPEALYGGGADGMELPTAAAASAARLLRPGGYFVMEHAEVQSGWIAAMLARTGSWTTITTHLDLNGKERATSALLADQALPNERMGQ; this comes from the coding sequence ATGACTGAGCCCGCCTCCCCGGCGCCTTCCCAGTCCCTGGCCGCGGCGGTCCGCGAGGCCGCGGCAATACTGGCCGAGGCCGGTGTCCCCAGTCCCCGTGTGGACGCGGAGCTGCTGGCGGACCATCTCCTCAACGTCGGGCTGGGGCGGCTCCGCTCCCTGATGCTCGGTGATACGCCGGCGCCCGAAGGCTACGAAGCCCTTGTGGCCGAACGTGCGCGCCGCGTCCCGCTGCAGCACATCACCGGGGTGGCGCATTTCCGCTACCTGGAACTGGCCGTGGGGCCCGGGGTGTTCATCCCGCGTCCGGAGACCGAATCAGTGGTCCAGCTGGCCATCGACCACGTCAGGGACATGCCCCACCCCCGGATCGTGGACCTTGGGACCGGCTCCGGTGCCATCGCCGGTTCCCTTGCGCATGAGGTACCGGGCGCCGAGGTGCATGCCGTCGAGTTCAGCCCGTTTGCGCACGCCTGGGCTGCGAAAAACCTCGCCCCGCTGGGCGTCAACCTTGTCATGGGGGACCTGCGCAACGCCTTTCCGGAACTCAACGGCACGGTCGACGTCGTGGTTTCGAATCCTCCGTACATCCCCGCTGAAGCCATCCCCAACGAACCCGAAGTAGCCCTGCACGACCCCCCGGAGGCTTTGTACGGCGGGGGAGCGGACGGCATGGAACTTCCGACGGCGGCCGCCGCCTCCGCGGCCCGGCTGCTGCGTCCCGGGGGCTACTTCGTCATGGAACACGCGGAAGTCCAGTCCGGCTGGATCGCCGCAATGCTTGCCAGGACGGGCTCCTGGACAACCATCACGACGCACCTGGACCTCAACGGCAAGGAGCGCGCCACCAGCGCCCTGCTCGCGGACCAGGCCCTACCGAATGAAAGAATGGGCCAGTGA